The following are from one region of the Nicotiana tabacum cultivar K326 chromosome 3, ASM71507v2, whole genome shotgun sequence genome:
- the LOC107800773 gene encoding putative WRKY transcription factor 7: MAVELMMDYRNTRNCTLVTKLEEKTVVEEASSGLESVEKLIRLLSQTQTQTQSQQIQQQKQGYLEQKNSPMEIEMVADAAVTKFKKVISLLDRNRTGHARFRRAPVASSPSQISIKDFVDTKVYSPTPIQQIPLVSYDNYSQQLSLVPKTISFSYSPEMSRTNSFNISTLTGETESKQHSSSSAFQITNLSQVSNSAGKPPLSSSSLKRKCSLSENAVSGKCSGSSGRCHCSKRRKLRLKRVVRVPAISMKMADIPPDDYSWRKYGQKPIKGSPHPRGYYKCSSVRGCPARKHVERALDDPTMLIVTYEGEHNHSLSVAETSSLILESS; this comes from the exons ATGGCGGTGGAACTAATGATGGATTACAGAAACACTAGGAATTGTACTTTGGTGACCAAATTGGAAGAAAAAACAGTTGTAGAAGAAGCATCTTCTGGTCTTGAAAGTGTTGAGAAACTCATCAGATTGTTATCTCAGACTCAGACTCAGACTCAGTCTCAACAAATACAGCAGCAAAAACAGGGATATTTAGAGCAAAAGAACTCCCCTATGGAAATTGAAATGGTGGCTGATGCTGCTGTTACAAAGTTCAAAAAGGTAATTTCACTTTTAGATCGAAACAGAACTGGCCATGCTAGATTCAGAAGAGCCCCTGTGGCTTCTTCTCCCTCTCAAATTTCTAtcaaagattttgttgatacTAAAGTATATTCTCCTACTCCGATTCAACAAATCCCTCTTGTTTCTTATGACAATTATAGTCAACAACTCTCTCTGGTTCCAAAGACCATTAGTTTCTCTTATTCTCCGGAGATGTCTCGTACGAACTCGTTCAATATCTCAACGTTAACAGGGGAAACAGAGAGCAAGCAACATTCTTCATCTTCAGCTTTCCAAATTACCAATCTTTCTCAGGTCTCTAATTCTGCTGGAAAACCTCCTTTGTCTTCTTCTTCCCTGAAAAGAAAGTGCAGTTTATCGGAAAATGCCGTATCTGGCAAGTGCAGTGGATCTTCTGGCCGATGCCATTGTTCCAAAAGAAG GAAATTAAGGCTGAAAAGGGTAGTTAGAGTTCCAGCAATAAGCATGAAAATGGCAGATATCCCACCTGATGATTACTCATGGAGGAAATATGGACAGAAGCCAATCAAAGGATCTCCACACCCAAG GGGATACTACAAGTGTAGTAGTGTAAGAGGATGCCCGGCACGTAAACATGTTGAGAGAGCTTTAGATGATCCAACCATGCTGATTGTTACGTACGAAGGCGAGCACAATCATTCCCTTTCAGTTGCAGAAACAAGTAGTCTAATTTTAGAGTCTTCTTAG